Proteins co-encoded in one Pseudophryne corroboree isolate aPseCor3 chromosome 1, aPseCor3.hap2, whole genome shotgun sequence genomic window:
- the LOC134921782 gene encoding serine/arginine repetitive matrix protein 1-like, whose protein sequence is MSKDKQTRSAPSPTPSDLSLHSNEEWEPTQEADTTDQACSDQPRSSRAHEKSKKKPSRKARSQPEEQSEEEASGEDAGPKKPRGPRYTEAENCTLVDCVDRSYDVLYGPRAQTTAARTKRIIWESIASQVTAISGNHRSTRNCLKRYSDCRRQTKKKMGIQRRHETATGGGPALNLKWLSWEDVIRRRMNPAMVEGVRGGVDSSRPAGFPEEEEPPRRRKKAGDKPSKRRSDDRPAQRTSPAHRTSPAHGPSPVQQASAAARGPSTAPQASRAHRSPPVRHSSSSRSLSPVHQTTSAHRLLPVRQTPSATTPQDGRQTTAPARRPSPDRRLSRSSGTVTEEPQDTTLVDPSPDLFESTGLTDKTFLGFEDSRADVSSQTLEKSSETRTSGAPGAAASQDGEVVPRTSSGLASGIGSYFRPDLLLQESSEDDEVEVQEAPVATSLSAQIQVVADIQEGQNPSTVQRVHTLASEIGTRQDTYTNVVGSRLDNIERTMEKMSNSLLELQKTLSDSTATILQVRMQDHRENMNVLHILAESMTRLVDNSSCLAESNKNMSESHRHSSSSQQVIATTLQMIYDKLPGPAHQHAGDPPYPPSQATRTPRTLPQVPSQYRQSQMYQGYTGMYPTPQMPPPPATQSSAAWAQRPSQHTTQPPRTSTPYQGEEEDPDRLPP, encoded by the exons atgtcaaaggacaagcagacccgatccgccccttcccccaccccctcggatctatccctgcatagcaacgaggagtgggagccaacccaggaggcggatacgaccgaccaggcatgtagtgaccagccgcggtcgtcaagggcccatgagaagtccaagaaaaagcctagtagaaag gcaagaagccagccagaggagcagtcggaggaggaagcctctggtgaagatgcaggaccgaaaaagccgcgtggacccagatacactgaggcggaaaactgtaccctagtggattgcgtcgacaggtcctacgacgttttgtatggaccaagggcacagacaacagcagctaggacaaagcgaatcatctgggaatccattgcgagtcaagtcactgcaatatctggaaaccaccggagcaccagaaattgcttgaagcggtacagtgattgccgcagacagaccaagaagaagatggggattcagcgccgacatgagacagctacgggaggtggcccggctctcaacctGAAGTGGCTATCCTGGGAGgatgttattagaaggcgcatgaaccctgccatggtcgaaggagttcgcggaggtgtggactctagccgtcctgctggctttcccgaggaggaagaaccgcccagaagacggaagaaggcgggagataagccgtccaaaaggaggtctgatg acaggcctgcccagaggacatcacctgcgcacaggacatcgccagcgcacggaccgtcacctgtgcagcaggcatcagcagcagcgcgcggaccatcaactgcgccgcaagcatcgcgagcacacagatcgccacctgtgcgccacagttcgtcatcgcgcagtttgtcacctgtgcaccagacgacgtcagcgcacagactattacctgtgcgccagacaccgtcggcgaccacaccacaagatgggcgccaaactacagctcctgcgcgcaggccatcaccagatcgtcgtctctccaggagctctgggactgtgactgaagagcctcaagacacaacccttgtggacccatcacccgatctgtttgagtctacagggttaacagacaaaacttttcttgggtttgaggacagccgtgcagacgtatccagccagacccttgaaaagtcttccgaaacgaggacaagtggagctcctggagcagcggcatcacaggatggagaag tggtgccacggaccagcagcggactagcttcggggattggttcctacttcaggccggatctcctcctacaggagtcgtcagaggatgacgaggtggaagtgcaggaggctccagttgctacatccctgt ctgcccaaatccaagtggtggcagacatccaggaagggcagaatccctcaactgttcagagggttcacaccctggcatcggagattgggacccgccaggatacgtacacaaatgtcgtgggaagcagactggacaacattgagaggacaatggagaagatgtcaaacagtctgcttgaactgcagaagactctttccgacagcacggccacaatactacaggtCAGAATGCAAGATCATAGGGAGAATATGAACGTACTTCacattctggccgaatccatgacccggctcgtggacaacagctcatgtctggcagaaagcaataaaaacatgtcggagagtcatcgacactcctcatccagccaacaggtcatcgcaaccacactgcagatgatctatgataagctcccaggaccagctcatcaacacgctggtgatccaccatatccgccgtcgcaagccacaaggacgcctcgtacccttcctcaagtcccatcccagtacagacagtcacagatgtaccagggatatacagggatgtaccccaccccccagatgcctccaccaccggccacacaatcttcagccgcatgggcacagaggcccagtcaacatactacccagcctcccaggacatccacgccctatcagggggaagaagaggatccggacagacttccaccataa
- the LOC134981935 gene encoding putative nuclease HARBI1, with amino-acid sequence MMEPFSDQIVMFMLAASMMEEESADEHQDPGQQMSALGEPVLRVSFPRPRQYRTRRELEDLSEFEVIQNYRLSTRDIYSLYALLEADLEPRARTNRAISGFQKLLGTLHFLASGTFQPTLSQTCGFSQSTLSRCITQVIRAFRKLTIQYITFPETDSECREIKLGFFNKYKFPNVLGAIDCTHVQIRPPRNSEECFRNRKQFHSLNVQAVCDVNMRFLNIFVGFPGSSHDSFILSQSSLFDKFETGNMPGGWLLGDAGYPNKPWLLTPLSNPVGRAEKRYQETHIASRQIIERAFGVLKSRFRCLDTSGGALLYSPAKVCGMVNACCILHNICVANRLPVTLRRSAFRRGNRSSALPVGMDEGEDSRRTLIQNYFAVACEYTDNICIIV; translated from the exons atgatggagcctttttctgaccagattgtgatgttcatgctggctgcaagcatgatggaggaagaaagtgctgatgaacatcaggatccaggtcagcaaatgtctgcattgggtgagccagtattgcgggtttcatttccacgtccacgccagtatcgcactaggcgtgaactggaggatctcagcgagttcgaggtgatacaaaattatcgcttatcgactcgcgacatatattcgctgtacgctctgttggaggccgacttggaacctcgggcacggacaaatcgtgcaatcagcggttttcagaaactgctggggacgttacattttttggcgtcgggcacattccagcctacactgtctcaaacatgcggtttttcacagtcgacactgtcgcgctgtataacccaggtcattagggctttccgcaaattgacgatccagtacatcacatttccagagacggacagcgaatgtcgtgagatcaaattaggctttttcaacaaatacaaatttcccaatgtgctgggcgcgattgactgtacccacgtgcagatcagaccgccacggaattcagaggaatgttttcggaaccgaaaacagttccattccctgaacgtgcaggcggtctgtgatgtaaacatgagatttttgaacatttttgtgggatttcctggatcatctcacgactccttcatcctaagccagtcatcgctgtttgacaagtttgaaacaggaaacatgcctggtggctggctgttag gcgatgcgggttatccaaacaaaccgtggctcttgaccccattgtctaatcctgtcggtagagcagaaaaacgttaccaagagacacacattgcatcgaggcaaataattgaacgtgccttcggtgtacttaaaagccggtttcgatgtttagacacttccggcggtgctcttttgtactcaccggcgaaggtttgcggcatggtaaatgcatgttgtattttacacaacatatgtgtcgcaaaccgtttgccggtgactcttcgtcgcagtgctttccgacgcgggaaccgttcttctgctctaccggtgggtatggacgaaggagaggattcccggcggacattgatccaaaattattttgcagttgcctgtgagtatactgacaacatttgtattatcgtgtaa